In Pseudomonas sp. HR96, the DNA window GCTGCTGCAAGCGGTATTGCGCGCGGAAGGTCTGCACGCCATCGACGCTCGGCGCCTTGGCCAGCACCGCTCGAATCACCGGCAGGATCGCCCCGGGATCGCGCTCCATCAGCTCGCCGACCACGCTGTAGCGTTCAGCCACCCACGGCCCTTCATAGAGCAGCCGGGCAGCCTCGAGAAACGGCGACAGGTCGAGTTCGACCGGTGTGCCACCCAGTTGCTGCAAGCGTTGCACGGCGTCGGCGAACAGCTGAGCGCCCTCGCTGCAGCCAAAGAATTGCAGGTCCTCGTTGCGCGGCACACCGAAGCGGAAGGTCTGCACCACACCGAACGCCGAGCCGTCGTTCCAGGCCGGGTTGTGCCGGCTGTATTCATCCAGCGGGTCGAAGCGCGCGGTCAGCGCCAACAGGCGGCTGGCCTCGGCGGCGGAGTGGGTGAAGGTGGTGACGCAGTCCAGCGTGCGGCAGGCCGGCAGCACCCCGGCGGTGGACAGCAGGCCCTTGCTGGCTTTGAGCCCGACCAGGTTGTTCAGCGCCGCCGGCACTCGGCCGGAACCTGCGGTGTCGGTACCCAGGGCAAAGCTGGCCACACCCAGCGCCACCGCCAGCGGCGAACCGGCGCTGGAGCCACCGGACGGGTAGTCGGGCAACACGCTGTTGCGGCAGGCGCCGAAGGGCGAGCGGGTGCCGTTGAGGCCGGTGGCGAACTGATCCAGGTTGGTCTTGCCCAGCGGCACCGCACCCAGCGCGATCAGCTGGGCGACCAGCGTCGCCGAGCGCTCGGGTGTGTAGGCAAACGCCGGGCACGCCGCCGTGGTGGGAATGCCGGCCAGGTCGATGTTGTCCTTGATCGCGAACGGCAGGCCAAACAGCGGCAGGCTGTCCACCGACTGCCCATCGAGCGCGGCCAGATAGGGCTCCAGTTGCGCTTCGCTGAGCAGGTGAATGAACAGCCGGTATTCATCGTTGAGGGCGGCGGCCTTGGCGCGCAGTTCGGTCAGGAGCTGGCGCGGGGTGGTGGTGCCCTCGCGATAGGCGCGTTGCAGGCTGTCGAAATCAAGCTTCATGGCTTGGCTCCTGAGTAGGTTGGATGTCCAGAATCACTACGCGCTGCCCGGCATGCACCGCGCTGCCGGGCTGTACGCCGATTTCACGAACGCGCCCGGAAAGCGTGGCCAGTACCGGTATCTCCATCTTCATCGACTCCAGGATCAGCAGCGGCGTGCCGGCCTCGACTTCGTCGCCTACCTGCACCTGAACCTGCCACAGGTTGCCGGCCACCGGGCTGTCGACACCCTGCTGGCCGGGCGGCAGGGGCGCCTGCTCGGCGGGCTGCACCTGGCCTTCGTCGCTCTCGAAATGCGCCTGGCCGCTGGCCAGCCAGCGCTCGCGCTCGGCATTGAATGCCTGCTGCTGGTGCTGGCGAAATGCCGCGATACTGTCCGCCTCGGCGGCCAGGAAGCCTTGATAGTCGGCCAGGCGCAGCTGGCTGTGCTCAATGCCGATAGCGAAGCGCCCCAGCGGGAAATCGCGGCGGATGCGCAGCAGCTCCTCGGCGCTGACCGGGTAGAAGCGGATCTGGTCGAAGAAGCGCAGCAGCCAGGGTTTGCCGTCGAAGGCGGCGACCTGACGATAGCGATTCCACATCTGCAGGGTGCGGCCGACGAACTGGTAGCCGCCGGGCCCCTCCATGCCGTACACGCACAAGTAGGCGCCGCCGATGCCCACCGAGTTCTCGGCGGTCCAGGTGCGCGCCGGGTTGTACTTGGTGGTCACCAGGCGGTGGCGCGGGTCCAGCGGCGTCGCTACCGGGGCGCCGAGGTAGACGTCGCCCAGGCCCATGACCAGGTAGCTGGCATCAAACACGGTGCGCTGCACCTGATCGAGGTCGGGCAGGTCATTGATGCGGCGGATGAACTCCAGGTTGCTCGGGCACCAGGGGGCGTC includes these proteins:
- the atzF gene encoding allophanate hydrolase, which produces MKLDFDSLQRAYREGTTTPRQLLTELRAKAAALNDEYRLFIHLLSEAQLEPYLAALDGQSVDSLPLFGLPFAIKDNIDLAGIPTTAACPAFAYTPERSATLVAQLIALGAVPLGKTNLDQFATGLNGTRSPFGACRNSVLPDYPSGGSSAGSPLAVALGVASFALGTDTAGSGRVPAALNNLVGLKASKGLLSTAGVLPACRTLDCVTTFTHSAAEASRLLALTARFDPLDEYSRHNPAWNDGSAFGVVQTFRFGVPRNEDLQFFGCSEGAQLFADAVQRLQQLGGTPVELDLSPFLEAARLLYEGPWVAERYSVVGELMERDPGAILPVIRAVLAKAPSVDGVQTFRAQYRLQQLKAQCDALMNELDCVLTPTIGRPVTLAELAAEPVLRNSELGYYTNFVNLLDYAAVAVPSAFMANGLPWGVTLLGRAFTDQYLLSLAAAYQGAPAPTGRARNDRARLVVCGAHLEGLALNGQLRQRGARLLEKTVSSPDYRLYALAGGPPLRPGMLRVAEDGVAIEVEVWELPSSELGSFLTGIPAPLGLGKVQLADGRWESGFICEAYGLAGSEDISGFGGWRGWLAQR